The following is a genomic window from Alkaliphilus sp. B6464.
CTTAATTCTTGATTATCTTCAAGAAAGCTATGGACAACCTTAAAGTCTTTACTGAATTTGGCCCCAAAAACTACGCCTTTATGCTTAAGTATTTCTTCAGCTATTACGGTAAATATTCCACCTGAAGAACTATTTATTCGAACACTATTATCTTTATTAGTGCAAGCATATGCCTTAATGTTATTCCGATTAACTTTCTTCTTATTTATTATAGGACATACGTTGATACACATTAGACACTTTGTACATGTGTTATAGTTAACCTTAGGATAAGTAAAACCTTTTTGATCACTGTTCATCGAAATAGCACCTTGCTTACATGCATTGTAGCAAGCAGAACACCCCATGCAATCTTTTGTATATTTTATTTCTCTATCAATCATAGCCATCACCTATTTATTTAATGTTTCTAAAAAGCTCTATTATTCTAGATTCATCACTTCTAATTTTTGTAATTCTAGATTTGATGTCCTTTGAAATTTCATCTTTGCTAGTTAACATTTCTACAGTTTTATTTTTTAATTCTTTCTTAATATCCATCAAATGAATTACCCATTTAGTATCATTATAAATATAGTTAGCCATCCCTATCGCTTTTTGACTGTACGCTAAAAATATTGTTGGTATTCCCTCACAAACCGCATTAACTGCACAATGCATTCTCGCAGCTATAACAATGTCACATGTCTTAAGAAACTCTTTTGTTCCTAAGAAGCCCTCTGCACCTTCAAGTAAACTTACAGACTTGACTATATTGTTAGGGATGCTATCATATATATCCTTTAGGTAGTCTAAATCATTATCTTTATTAGACAATGGACTCAATACATGTGGCACTAAAACTACCTCTGTGTTTGATATGCTCAATAAATCTTGAATTGTTTCTATAACTTGTTCTTTAAAAGAATTACTTTCTCCAACTTGCTCAAAAACTGATAATGGGCTAAGGTTTAAAGCAATTCTAATGTTACTCGACTTCTTATACTTTTGCTTACTCGTATCTTTAATATAAAATGCTGGGTCAGAACAGAGTTGTACGTTACCATTTACGTTGTTTTTATTTAGATAGTTAAAAGATGTTTCTTCTCTACAAAATATTTGATCAACTTGCTTTAGGTGCCTAAAGTAATAGTCTCGTACCTCTGGTTTTTCGCCAAACGGACCTATAGATGCTCCCCAAATTACATAGGGTTTAGACCTTAGTACAGTATTACCAAATTCCACAATACCACTATGCTTGGTTTCTTTTTTATTTTTAAGAATATATTTGGGTATTGTATAGATATCTCCGCCTACCGAAAACACAAGATCACATTCATTTACTACAGCTTCAGCATCCCAAATAATTAATTTCTGTTCTATATTAATCATTCTTAATATTCTATTTATAATACGTCTTAATATCGCTCCTTTTTTTTCAGGTGCTCTCTTAATAGTGATATCCAAATCATTCACTATTTGTTTATCTTCTTTAGGGAATCTCGTATATAAAATAACATCACTATTAGGCCATGCTTGTTTTATTAATTCATATGTACCCCTTGCAATAGCCTCACAGCCATAATTATATAAACCATACATGCCAAATAAAGCAATTTTCAACTTTTTTTCCATAATATCACCTTCTTTCAAAATTTGTGTACTAATTTTATATAAAGAATAATTTATACTCTACAGTTCCAATTAATATCCCAGCTGTGTAAGCAATATATATATATATAGCCGATAATTTAACTAAGCCATATAGAGCATGCTTAGTAGCACTTCTATATTTAGATACTATAAAAGGTACAAGTATTATTGTATAAATATTAAAGTAGCAGGTTAATCTTGTAACAAAAACGGTGTGCTCACTAAACATTATCATTAATAATGCATTAACCCAAATAAAATTTATTAATAAACTTTCTAATTTATCAGGATGTTTAATTATTAATTGTGCTGAAATATATATACCAATAACTAGAAGTAGTCTTGGATCGTATAACTTATAAGAATACCCA
Proteins encoded in this region:
- a CDS encoding polysaccharide pyruvyl transferase family protein, with product MEKKLKIALFGMYGLYNYGCEAIARGTYELIKQAWPNSDVILYTRFPKEDKQIVNDLDITIKRAPEKKGAILRRIINRILRMINIEQKLIIWDAEAVVNECDLVFSVGGDIYTIPKYILKNKKETKHSGIVEFGNTVLRSKPYVIWGASIGPFGEKPEVRDYYFRHLKQVDQIFCREETSFNYLNKNNVNGNVQLCSDPAFYIKDTSKQKYKKSSNIRIALNLSPLSVFEQVGESNSFKEQVIETIQDLLSISNTEVVLVPHVLSPLSNKDNDLDYLKDIYDSIPNNIVKSVSLLEGAEGFLGTKEFLKTCDIVIAARMHCAVNAVCEGIPTIFLAYSQKAIGMANYIYNDTKWVIHLMDIKKELKNKTVEMLTSKDEISKDIKSRITKIRSDESRIIELFRNIK